A stretch of the Streptomyces sp. WMMB303 genome encodes the following:
- a CDS encoding cupin domain-containing protein translates to MTYAWPPSREFWNDEFPAKTDARTAPHLFKGLIPSSAASPSDVLGGFTAIRHAYAADTQTKAKARVYVGEERRDDLLPEVLTASAWPEGGFVEWMQSVVDAERFSLVINNLETVSPPLAKGLGTFLASLFDGWGVPLGGAEQVAFAGNYAGTAFGVHEGYEDAFLIHLGPGTKNFYTWPGGEYEKLTGGTGPLYGDYRWLLKHGRHFVLEPGDALFLPRRVFHVGRQNEFSVSVAVPLYTYPDAGLMRQAILPELLDSLLADRGRDDERSQPSPMASQAEGDGPVAQRLAHLARTTLTTAAEQAEEAVEQHVRQRWETVLSNGGWELAEDDLSRSLAAAAFDARDVKPGATASLVPPYRLRVAGERVFLRGFQIAIDAHVLEADMVSALNAGASVPLPHDDNVLAAVRALGATGGLKVTTRSTASEDPTA, encoded by the coding sequence GTGACCTACGCCTGGCCTCCGAGCCGAGAATTCTGGAACGACGAGTTCCCCGCCAAGACCGACGCGAGGACCGCGCCGCACCTGTTCAAGGGCCTCATCCCGTCGAGTGCGGCGAGCCCCAGCGATGTGCTGGGCGGCTTCACCGCGATCCGCCACGCCTACGCCGCCGACACCCAGACCAAGGCGAAGGCCCGCGTCTACGTCGGCGAGGAGCGGCGCGATGACCTCCTGCCCGAGGTCCTGACCGCATCCGCCTGGCCCGAGGGGGGCTTCGTCGAGTGGATGCAGTCCGTCGTGGACGCCGAACGCTTCAGCCTGGTGATCAACAACCTGGAGACCGTCAGCCCGCCGCTGGCCAAGGGCCTGGGCACCTTCCTCGCCTCCCTCTTCGACGGGTGGGGCGTCCCGCTCGGCGGCGCCGAGCAGGTCGCCTTCGCCGGCAACTATGCCGGGACCGCCTTCGGCGTCCACGAGGGCTACGAGGACGCGTTCCTCATCCACCTCGGCCCGGGCACGAAGAATTTCTATACCTGGCCCGGGGGCGAGTACGAGAAGCTCACCGGCGGCACGGGCCCGCTCTACGGCGACTACCGCTGGCTGCTGAAGCACGGCCGGCACTTCGTTCTGGAGCCGGGGGACGCCCTGTTCCTGCCGCGCCGGGTCTTCCACGTCGGCAGGCAGAACGAGTTCTCCGTCTCGGTGGCCGTTCCGCTCTACACCTACCCGGACGCCGGGCTGATGCGCCAGGCGATCCTTCCCGAGCTGCTCGACTCCCTGTTGGCCGACCGCGGCCGCGACGACGAGCGCAGCCAGCCCTCGCCGATGGCCTCTCAGGCCGAGGGAGATGGCCCTGTCGCGCAGCGCCTGGCCCACCTCGCCCGTACGACGCTCACCACGGCTGCCGAGCAGGCCGAGGAGGCAGTTGAGCAGCATGTGCGGCAGCGGTGGGAGACGGTGCTCAGCAACGGCGGCTGGGAGCTGGCCGAGGACGACCTGTCCCGCTCGCTGGCCGCCGCGGCTTTCGACGCGCGGGATGTGAAGCCCGGCGCCACCGCCTCCCTCGTCCCGCCCTACCGGCTGCGCGTGGCCGGGGAGCGTGTTTTCCTGCGTGGCTTCCAGATCGCCATCGACGCCCACGTGCTGGAGGCGGACATGGTCTCGGCCCTCAACGCCGGCGCCAGCGTCCCCCTGCCCCACGACGACAACGTCCTGGCCGCGGTCCGCGCCCTCGGCGCCACCGGCGGCCTGAAGGTAACCACCCGCTCCACCGCTTCGGAGGACCCCACCGCATGA
- a CDS encoding inosamine-phosphate amidinotransferase 1, translated as MTDPALAVSSFDEWTQLREVVVGRAEHYTAHHVDASWHLFFFDNVAPALTGEAAVQDLLPIPDRLVEELNEDIVGLVDALASCGVRVHRPAAPGKDVDISSPHWEARATPPLNVRDQTIVLGDTIVETAPHVRARVFENDLLKPIFYRYYGAGSNWVSMPRPALARGSLDDAFFRRQGIDVSRATDSETALDIDGLGLEMVFDGAQCMRLGRDVLVNVANDNHELALRWLRDNLPHLRFHRLDGIADNHIDSVIVPLRPGLMLLRSPEYLKYLPQALHSWEVIYAPQTDDRNFPDYSDLGFVIPIGSRYMDINVLSVDENTVIVNSLYPELITVLERRGFTVVPVRHRHRRLFGGGFHCFTLDTVRSGGCEDYLD; from the coding sequence ATGACCGATCCCGCTCTCGCCGTAAGCAGCTTCGACGAATGGACCCAGCTCCGCGAGGTCGTCGTGGGCCGCGCCGAGCACTACACCGCGCACCACGTCGACGCCTCCTGGCACTTGTTCTTCTTCGACAACGTGGCCCCCGCCCTAACCGGCGAAGCCGCCGTGCAGGACCTTCTGCCGATCCCCGACCGGCTCGTCGAGGAGCTGAACGAGGACATCGTCGGCCTGGTCGACGCCCTGGCCAGCTGCGGGGTGCGCGTGCACCGGCCCGCGGCCCCCGGCAAGGACGTCGACATCAGCTCCCCGCACTGGGAGGCCCGGGCCACCCCGCCCCTCAACGTCCGGGACCAGACGATCGTCCTCGGGGACACCATCGTCGAGACCGCGCCCCACGTGCGCGCCCGCGTCTTCGAGAACGACCTGCTCAAGCCGATCTTCTACCGCTACTACGGCGCCGGGTCGAACTGGGTGAGCATGCCGCGGCCCGCGCTGGCCCGCGGTTCCCTGGACGACGCCTTCTTCCGCCGCCAAGGCATCGACGTCTCCCGCGCCACCGATTCCGAGACGGCCCTGGACATCGACGGGCTCGGCCTGGAGATGGTTTTCGACGGCGCGCAGTGCATGCGTCTGGGCCGGGACGTCCTGGTCAACGTCGCCAACGACAACCACGAGCTGGCGCTGCGCTGGCTGCGGGACAACCTCCCGCACCTGCGTTTCCACCGCCTCGATGGCATCGCCGACAACCACATTGACAGTGTCATCGTGCCGTTGCGTCCCGGGCTGATGCTGCTGCGCTCCCCGGAGTACCTGAAGTACCTGCCCCAGGCCCTGCACTCCTGGGAGGTGATCTACGCCCCTCAGACCGACGACCGGAACTTCCCGGATTACAGCGACCTCGGTTTCGTCATCCCCATCGGCAGCCGCTACATGGACATCAACGTCCTGTCGGTCGACGAAAACACCGTCATCGTCAACTCCCTGTATCCGGAGCTGATCACCGTTCTGGAACGCCGCGGCTTCACCGTCGTCCCCGTCCGGCACCGGCACCGGCGGCTCTTCGGCGGCGGCTTCCACTGCTTCACGTTGGACACCGTCCGCTCCGGCGGCTGCGAGGACTACCTGGACTGA
- a CDS encoding fatty acid desaturase — MGSPAARPVQHSAPRGRTRNGTGASGPVRRALGPQLIADLEKLCGRPTIGLFDVAKDLAAVALAAWAGHLVGHVVGTLLAVVYIGVRQRHLSNLAHECVHSKLIATRGANRLVGYALTALLGEGFLPYRSTHAVHHAKLGSDDDPMFQSYKAGNIWAARTARGRLSFVLRFIVRAALWRLPTTAARTLVTKAPEETWRALAARAVLWTTAVATCWPFDAVGAFLLYWLVPLVFVRPVVTWITDLGNHAGLILNEDVLLQTRGWSSHWLTRHLLGGHLDDMYHPVHHWCPQIPWRRLPEAKDLAAQQLERWDEVPWCSGYFARRRSTSETPCVIEDIIARLSATPAHYPPRARGAAA; from the coding sequence ATGGGCAGCCCCGCCGCGCGCCCGGTGCAGCACTCGGCGCCACGAGGCAGAACGCGCAACGGGACCGGCGCCTCGGGCCCCGTACGCAGGGCTCTTGGCCCGCAGCTCATCGCCGACCTGGAGAAGCTGTGCGGCCGCCCCACGATCGGGCTGTTCGACGTGGCCAAGGACCTCGCGGCCGTTGCGCTGGCGGCTTGGGCCGGGCACCTCGTCGGACACGTCGTCGGCACCCTGCTGGCCGTGGTCTACATCGGCGTGCGGCAGCGGCACCTGTCGAACCTGGCGCACGAGTGCGTGCACTCCAAGCTGATTGCCACGCGCGGGGCCAACCGGCTCGTCGGGTACGCGCTGACCGCGCTCCTCGGCGAAGGGTTCCTGCCCTACCGCAGCACCCACGCCGTCCACCACGCCAAGCTCGGCTCCGACGACGACCCGATGTTCCAGTCCTACAAGGCCGGCAACATCTGGGCCGCCCGTACGGCGCGAGGCCGCCTCTCCTTCGTGCTGCGCTTCATCGTGCGCGCCGCCCTGTGGCGTCTGCCGACGACCGCGGCGCGCACCCTGGTCACCAAGGCGCCGGAGGAGACATGGCGGGCCCTGGCCGCCCGGGCCGTGCTGTGGACGACTGCCGTCGCCACGTGCTGGCCCTTCGACGCGGTCGGCGCCTTCCTCCTCTACTGGCTGGTGCCGCTGGTCTTCGTCCGGCCCGTCGTCACATGGATCACCGACCTGGGCAACCACGCGGGCCTCATCCTCAACGAGGACGTACTGCTGCAAACCCGCGGCTGGTCCTCCCACTGGCTCACCCGGCACCTGCTCGGCGGCCACCTCGACGACATGTACCACCCGGTGCACCACTGGTGCCCGCAGATCCCCTGGCGGCGCCTTCCCGAAGCGAAAGACCTGGCCGCGCAGCAGTTGGAGCGCTGGGACGAAGTGCCCTGGTGCAGCGGCTACTTCGCCCGACGGCGCTCCACGTCCGAGACGCCGTGCGTGATCGAGGACATCATCGCCCGCCTCAGCGCCACCCCTGCGCACTATCCGCCGCGCGCCCGCGGCGCCGCCGCCTGA
- a CDS encoding amino acid--tRNA ligase-related protein has translation MLDPITMKSDVLYALRDTLRADSFVEVVTPVARRADLGPGRRAAADLDGGRSLRMMIGPALRVNLEHHPRIFEIGPCFRPEKPDELHACEFTMLDLYAAGEDFAFLFSLAERLVAPHIPHAPVRISVAEHIRDQFGIDLRREGLGDLPAQMAAHLRLPPTVPFKDVLGQYVERELEPRSAGTAVFLTDYPLGGDEPCARLTSGATATINRFELIVDGLEIVHGYEDEPDGEAFAERARAVDLYDEEQRLAWEAIEDGRVPAASVGLGVGIERLCMAASGIKDIRRFLQSPQY, from the coding sequence ATGCTCGACCCGATCACCATGAAGTCCGACGTGCTCTACGCCCTGCGCGACACCTTGCGCGCGGACTCCTTCGTCGAGGTCGTCACCCCCGTTGCCCGGCGCGCGGACCTCGGCCCGGGGCGCCGGGCTGCGGCCGACCTGGACGGCGGCCGATCCTTGCGCATGATGATCGGGCCCGCGCTGCGGGTGAACCTGGAGCACCACCCGCGGATCTTCGAGATCGGCCCGTGCTTCCGCCCGGAGAAGCCGGACGAGCTCCACGCCTGCGAGTTCACGATGCTCGACCTGTACGCCGCGGGCGAGGACTTCGCGTTCCTCTTCTCCCTGGCCGAGCGGCTGGTCGCCCCGCACATCCCCCACGCCCCCGTGCGGATCTCCGTGGCGGAGCACATCCGGGACCAGTTCGGCATCGACCTGCGCCGCGAAGGACTCGGCGACCTCCCTGCACAGATGGCCGCCCACCTCCGCCTCCCCCCTACGGTGCCGTTCAAGGACGTGCTCGGGCAGTACGTGGAACGCGAGCTGGAGCCGCGCAGCGCGGGCACCGCGGTGTTCCTCACCGACTACCCGCTCGGCGGGGACGAGCCGTGCGCCCGCCTCACCTCCGGCGCCACCGCCACCATCAACCGGTTCGAGCTCATCGTGGACGGCCTTGAGATCGTCCACGGATACGAAGACGAGCCCGACGGCGAGGCGTTCGCCGAGCGCGCCCGCGCGGTGGACCTCTACGACGAGGAACAGCGCCTGGCGTGGGAGGCGATCGAGGACGGCCGGGTGCCGGCCGCCAGCGTCGGCCTGGGCGTCGGCATCGAGCGGCTGTGCATGGCCGCCTCCGGCATCAAGGACATCCGCCGCTTCCTGCAATCACCCCAGTACTGA
- a CDS encoding TauD/TfdA family dioxygenase, producing the protein MPLTLRPLPGGLGAEVDCDLSQPRELPLAPELANALAHHRLLVFPQQHLNHADLHAVSAYFGTVDTDVDRRYAVAGFPGITCVSNIVEDGGHVGIYDGDDEEEWHADNSFKPELTRATLLYSVITPEQGGQTRFADATRAYAELPPELKEQIEGLRACHSIQQLGTLQAQASGGTSSAAAGSLAGQPEAQHPLVLTHPVTGARSLLLGPMVIRGIVGMTAEESSSLLSKLTEHTTSPPYIYSHPWCQGDLVVWDNLATLHTASPCDSARHHRLLYRASVR; encoded by the coding sequence ATGCCCCTCACCCTGCGCCCGCTTCCGGGCGGGCTCGGAGCCGAAGTCGACTGCGACTTGAGCCAGCCCCGGGAGCTGCCACTCGCTCCCGAGCTGGCGAATGCGCTGGCACACCACCGGCTGCTCGTCTTCCCCCAGCAGCACCTCAACCATGCCGATCTCCACGCCGTCAGCGCCTACTTCGGCACCGTGGACACTGACGTCGACCGCCGGTACGCCGTCGCGGGCTTCCCCGGGATCACCTGCGTCAGCAACATCGTCGAGGACGGGGGGCACGTCGGCATCTACGACGGCGACGACGAAGAGGAGTGGCACGCCGATAACTCCTTCAAGCCCGAGCTCACCCGGGCGACGCTGCTGTACTCGGTCATCACCCCCGAGCAGGGCGGGCAGACCCGGTTCGCCGACGCCACCCGCGCCTACGCGGAACTGCCGCCTGAGCTCAAGGAGCAGATCGAGGGGCTGCGCGCCTGCCACTCCATCCAGCAGCTCGGCACACTGCAGGCCCAGGCCAGCGGCGGCACCTCCTCGGCCGCAGCCGGCAGCCTCGCCGGACAGCCCGAAGCCCAGCACCCGCTCGTGCTGACCCATCCCGTCACCGGCGCCCGCTCGCTCCTGCTCGGCCCCATGGTCATCCGCGGAATCGTCGGCATGACCGCGGAGGAAAGCAGCAGTCTGCTGTCGAAACTGACCGAGCACACGACCAGCCCCCCGTATATCTACAGCCACCCGTGGTGCCAGGGCGACCTCGTGGTGTGGGACAACCTCGCTACCCTCCACACCGCCTCCCCCTGCGACAGTGCCCGCCATCACCGGCTGCTGTACCGCGCCTCCGTCCGCTGA